In Lotus japonicus ecotype B-129 chromosome 5, LjGifu_v1.2, one genomic interval encodes:
- the LOC130719484 gene encoding 60S ribosomal protein L9-like produces MTRTSSDSDSEGCCSNPKPSSSSSPPSTASPSLNNFRGPRGDFQLITDENDKKKLKIEAWFGTHKMRLVYAHFPINASITNHNKGIKIHSFLLFVRKMDMLDGVSIVRSEKVNDELVFDGNDIELVSRSCALINQKCHVKNKDIRKFLDGIYVSEKGTALIKKRMIF; encoded by the exons ATGACGCGAACGAGTTCTGATTCAGATTCAGAGGGTTGCTGCTCTAATCCAAaaccctcttcttcctcctctccgCCGTCGACCGCCTCTCCCTCGCTCAACAATTTCAGAG GCCCTCGCGGCGATTTCCAACTCATCACAGACGAGAACGAcaagaagaagctcaagatcGAGGCCTGGTTCGGTACCCACAAGATGAGGCTCGTCTATGCCCATTTTCCCATCAATGCTAGCATCACTAATCACAACAAGGGCATCAAGATCCATAGCTTTCTACTTTTC GTGAGGAAAATGGATATGCTTGATGGAGTTTCCATTGTGCGATCTGAGAAGGTGAATGATGAGTTGGTTTTCGATGGAAATGACATTGAGCTTGTTTCTAGGTCATGTGCCCTTATCAATCAG AAATGCCATGTTAAGAACAAGGATATCAGGAAGTTTCTTGATGGTATTTATGTTAGTGAGAAGGGGACCGCATTAATAAAGAAG AGAATGATTTTTTGA
- the LOC130719485 gene encoding uncharacterized protein LOC130719485 — protein MLQGDLVSEERLVFRRLWKAKAPSGLLALAWRVLIGKVQTKIDLARRNALPVNTSLSCGLCAVEEESCKHLFFTCGVSWKVWMEICFWLGVHTAFSCEAESHFFLHENLISCKMKDGKIMNLIWIAVVNSIWQTRNGSVFNGVGVEVVRIVELVKYKVWLWLRTHDRNFISSFYEWENNPKECIAMLH, from the coding sequence ATGTTGCAGGGTGATCTGGTTTCGGAGGAAAGGTTAGTGTTCAGGCGTCTATGGAAAGCTAAAGCTCCTTCTGGATTGCTAGCTTTGGCTTGGAGAGTTCTTATAGGAAAAGTGCAGACCAAAATTGACTTGGCCAGGAGAAATGCACTTCCTGTGAATACTAGTTTGTCATGTGGGTTGTGTGCAGTTGAGGAGGAGAGCTGCAAGCATCTTTTCTTCACATGTGGAGTGTCTTGGAAAGTGTGGATGGAGATATGTTTCTGGTTAGGAGTACACACAGCTTTTTCATGTGAGGCAGAATCTCATTTTTTCCTTCATGAAAATCTGATTTCTTGCAAAATGAAAGATGGTAAGATCATGAACTTAATCTGGATTGCTGTGGTGAATTCAATTTGGCAGACAAGGAATGGCTCGGTATTCAATGGTGTGGGAGTTGAGGTTGTTAGAATAGTAGAGCTAGTGAAGTACAAAGTTTGGCTTTGGTTGAGAACTCATGATAGGAATTTCATCTCTTCTTTCTATGAATGGGAAAATAATCCTAAGGAATGTATTGCTATGCTGCACTAA